The genome window CGCGCTCGGGCCGGTGCGCAAGGAGATCTCCATCGCGCTGATCGAGGACGCGAAGCCCGGCGAGTTCGTGCTCGTCCATGTCGGCTATGCGCTGCACAAGGTTTCGCCTGACGAGGCCGCACGCACGCTTGCCATGATGCGCGAGGCGGGTCTCGATGCGGAGTTCGCCGAATTTGGGGAGGCCGCGCGATGAAGTTCGTCGACGAGTTTCGCGATCAGGCGCTGGCTATGGGCCTCGCCGCCGCCATCGCGCGGGAAGCCGACCCGGCGCGGCGCTATTCCATCATGGAATTCTGCGGCGGCCATACGCATGCGATTTTCCGCTACGGCGTGCATGATCTGATGCCGGAAAATGTGGGCTTCGTGCACGGCCCCGGCTGCCCCGTCTGCGTGCTTCCCATCGGGCGCATCGACAACGCGCTGGAACTCGCGGAGAAGCACGGCGTCATCCTCTGTTCCTATGGCGACATGCTGCGCGTGCCCGCGTCGAAGCGCCGGAGCCTGCTCAAGGCGAAGGCGGAAGGCGCGGATGTGCGCATGGTCTATTCGGTGGACGACGCGCTTCGCATCGCGCGCGACAACCCGAGCCGCGAAGTCGTGTTCTTCGCCATCGGTTTCGAGACGACGACGCCGCCGACCGCCGTCGCGCTGCGCACCGCGAAGGCCGAGGGCCTGAAAAACTTCTCCGTCTTCTGCAACCACGTGCTGACGCCCGCCGCGCTCAATCACCTGCTTACGGCAGCAGGCCTCGACGTAGACGCCTTCATCGGCCCGTCGCATGTGAGTTCGGTGATCGGCAGCCGCCCCTATGAATATTTCACCGAGACGTTTCACCGCCCGGTCGTGATCGCGGGCTTCGAGCCGCTCGACGTGATGCAGGCCGCGCTGATGGCGATCCGCCAGTTGAACGAGGGCCGCGCGGAGGTGGAAAATCAGTATATCCGCGTCGTCACCCGCGACGGCAACGCGAAGGCGCGCGCGATCGTCGACGAAGTGTTCGAGCGCCGTGAGAGCTTCGAGTGGCGCGGCCTCGGCGCGGTGCCCGACAGCGCGCTCCGTATCCGCGACGCCTATGCCGCCTTCGACGCCGAGAAACGCTTTGCCATCGTCACACGCTCCGCACCGGATGCGAAATCCTGCGAATGCGCGGAAATCCTGCGCGGCGCGAAGAAGCCGGTCGACTGCAAGCTGTTCGGCAAGGGCTGCACGCCTGACAGCCCGGTCGGCTCGTGCATGGTGTCGTCCGAAGGCGCTTGCGCCGCATATTGGACCTATGGCCGCTTCCGGCAGGAGGCAGCATGACCCGCGCGCCGCTTCTTCAGCGTCCCTTTGGAGCAAGCCGCCCCCTGATGACGAAGCGGAGCGCCATCCGATGAGCGTGATCGAGGCACGGTTCGGCGCGCGCGACGCGAAGCTTTCCGGCGCGGTCGAGATGATCCACGGCGCGGGCGGTCGCGCCACCGCCGAACTGATCCGCACGCTGTTCCGCCGCCACCTCGACAACTCGCTTCTCGCGCAAGGAAACGATCAGGCCGCGTTCGCTGTCAAGGCAGGCCGCATGGTGATGACGACCGACGCGCATGTGATCGCGCCGCTGTTCTTTCCCGGCGGCGACATCGGCTCGCTCGCGGTCCACGGCACCATCAACGACGTGGCGATGGCGGGTGCGCGACCGCTCTATCTCTCGGCGGCGTTCGTGCTTGAAGAGGGCTTTCCGCTCGCCGATCTCGACCGCATCGTTGCCAGCATGGCGGCGGCGAGCCGCGCGGCAGGCGTGCCCATCGTCACCGGCGACACGAAGGTGGTCGAAAAGGGCAAAGGCGACGGCGTCTTCATCACGACAACCGGCATCGGGGTTGTCCCCGATGGCGTCGAGATTTCGGGCGACCGTGCGCGGCCGGGCGATATGGTGCTGCTTTCGGGCAGCATCGGCGACCACGGCATCGCGGTGCTGTCGAAGCGCGAGAACCTCACCTTCGAAACGGAAATCCTCTCCGACAGCGCGGCGCTTCACACCCTCGTCGCGGACATGGTCGCGGCCGTGCCCGGCATCCGCGTGCTTCGCGATCCGACGCGCGGCGGCCTTGGCGCGACGCTGAACGAGATCGCGCAGCAATCCCGCGTCGGCATCCGGCTGGACGAGGCCGCGATCCCGATCAAGCCCGACGTCTCCGCAGCGTGCGAACTCCTCGGCCTCGATCCGCTTTACATCGCGAACGAAGGCAAGCTCATCGCCATCGCGCCGCCCGATAAGGCACAGCTCTTGCTTGCCGCCATGCGCGCGCATCCTCTGGCGCGTGACGCGGCCATCATCGGCGAGGCCATGCAAGACCCTCACGCCTTCGTCCAAATGCGTACGAGGTTCGGCGGAAACCGCATGGTAGATTGGCTCGCGGGCGATCCGCTCCCAAGGATATGTTGATGCCAGACTGTCCCCGTCACCCCCCCTTTCTCCGCCGCCGCGCCTCTCGGAGAGCGCCATGACCGCGCTTCCTCCGGTGCTCGTAATCGATGACGAAGTTCGCAGCGTCGAAGCCCTCGAACGCATCCTCGAAGACGACTTCGACGTAAAGAAAGCGACGAGCGCGCGCGAAGCCGAAGCCATCCTCGCCGACGAAGCCATTCAGGTAGTGCTGTGCGACCAGCGCATGCCGGACATCTCGGGCGTCGATTTCCTGAAGGGTGTGCGCGAGCGCTGGCCCGATGTCGTGCGCATGATCATTTCGGGTTACACGGACGCGGAAGACATCATCCAGGGCATCAACGAGGCCGGCATTTATCAGTATGTGACGAAGCCCTGGCAGCCGGATAGCCTGACGCTTACGCTCAAGAACGCCTCGCGGCTCTACAAGCTCCAGCGCGAGAACGAGCTTCTGGCGGTCGAGCTGAGGATGTCCTCGACCCGCGCCGAACGCGTCGTCGCGACCCGACGTGCGGATCTGCGCGAGCATTACGCGGGCGACGACGGCATCGTGCGCGAAAAGTCGAGCCCGATGAACGACGTTTGCGACCGCATGCGGCGCGTCGCCCCTTTCGATGTCTCGGTGATGATTACGGGCGAATCCGGCACCGGCAAGGAGCTCATTGCGCGCGCTCTCCACTATAAGAGCCTGCGCTGGAACAAGCCGTTCGTGGTCGAGAACTGCGCGGCCCTGCCCGACGAACTCCTCGAAAGCGAACTCTTCGGCCACAAGCGCGGCGCGTTCACGGGCGCGGTGGAAGACCATATCGGCCTGTTCCAGCGCGCCGATGGCGGCACCGTCTTCCTCGACGAGATCGGCGAAGTGTCACCCAGGCTTCAGGCGAAGCTGCTCCGCGTGTTGCAAGAGGGCGAGATCCGCCCCGTCGGCGGCCAGAAGACGCGAACCATCAACGTACGCGTCATCGCCGCCACGAATCGCGACCTCGAAGCCGAGGTTCAGGCTGGCCGCTTCCGTGAAGACCTTTATTACCGCCTCGCGCCGGTCACGATCCACCTGCCGCCCTTGCGCGAGCGCCTGTTGGACATCCCGCCGATTGCGCGCGCGCTCATCGACAAGGCGCAGAAGCAACTCGGGAAATGCGTGAAGGGCCTGTCGCCGGAAGCGGTGGCGTGCCTCAAGGCTTACCCATGGCCGGGCAATGTCCGCGAGCTTCAGAACGAGATCCAGCACGCGCTCATCATGGGGCCACAGGGTGGAGTGATCGGCGCGGAGCATCTGTCCCGGCGCGTGCAGCAGGCGGCAGCCGGACCCTCGCCCTCGAAGCTCGATTTCGCGGGCGTCGATCTTTCGCTCGCTGGTCTCGAAGGCACGCTGCGCGAGCGCATCGAGTCGGTTGAGGCGCAGATCCTGAAGGAAAGCCTCATCCGCCATCGCTGGAACAAGAGCCGCGCGGCGAAGGAACTCGGCCTGTCGCGCGTCGGCCTTCGCGCCAAGCTCGAACGCTACGGCCTCGAAAAGATCGAGGCGCTGCCGCTGGAGCCCGCCAAGAAGCGGGCCTAGAGCCGATCCCGATTCTTTCAA of Rhodomicrobium vannielii ATCC 17100 contains these proteins:
- the hypE gene encoding hydrogenase expression/formation protein HypE, which translates into the protein MSVIEARFGARDAKLSGAVEMIHGAGGRATAELIRTLFRRHLDNSLLAQGNDQAAFAVKAGRMVMTTDAHVIAPLFFPGGDIGSLAVHGTINDVAMAGARPLYLSAAFVLEEGFPLADLDRIVASMAAASRAAGVPIVTGDTKVVEKGKGDGVFITTTGIGVVPDGVEISGDRARPGDMVLLSGSIGDHGIAVLSKRENLTFETEILSDSAALHTLVADMVAAVPGIRVLRDPTRGGLGATLNEIAQQSRVGIRLDEAAIPIKPDVSAACELLGLDPLYIANEGKLIAIAPPDKAQLLLAAMRAHPLARDAAIIGEAMQDPHAFVQMRTRFGGNRMVDWLAGDPLPRIC
- a CDS encoding sigma-54-dependent transcriptional regulator is translated as MTALPPVLVIDDEVRSVEALERILEDDFDVKKATSAREAEAILADEAIQVVLCDQRMPDISGVDFLKGVRERWPDVVRMIISGYTDAEDIIQGINEAGIYQYVTKPWQPDSLTLTLKNASRLYKLQRENELLAVELRMSSTRAERVVATRRADLREHYAGDDGIVREKSSPMNDVCDRMRRVAPFDVSVMITGESGTGKELIARALHYKSLRWNKPFVVENCAALPDELLESELFGHKRGAFTGAVEDHIGLFQRADGGTVFLDEIGEVSPRLQAKLLRVLQEGEIRPVGGQKTRTINVRVIAATNRDLEAEVQAGRFREDLYYRLAPVTIHLPPLRERLLDIPPIARALIDKAQKQLGKCVKGLSPEAVACLKAYPWPGNVRELQNEIQHALIMGPQGGVIGAEHLSRRVQQAAAGPSPSKLDFAGVDLSLAGLEGTLRERIESVEAQILKESLIRHRWNKSRAAKELGLSRVGLRAKLERYGLEKIEALPLEPAKKRA
- the hypD gene encoding hydrogenase formation protein HypD, whose translation is MKFVDEFRDQALAMGLAAAIAREADPARRYSIMEFCGGHTHAIFRYGVHDLMPENVGFVHGPGCPVCVLPIGRIDNALELAEKHGVILCSYGDMLRVPASKRRSLLKAKAEGADVRMVYSVDDALRIARDNPSREVVFFAIGFETTTPPTAVALRTAKAEGLKNFSVFCNHVLTPAALNHLLTAAGLDVDAFIGPSHVSSVIGSRPYEYFTETFHRPVVIAGFEPLDVMQAALMAIRQLNEGRAEVENQYIRVVTRDGNAKARAIVDEVFERRESFEWRGLGAVPDSALRIRDAYAAFDAEKRFAIVTRSAPDAKSCECAEILRGAKKPVDCKLFGKGCTPDSPVGSCMVSSEGACAAYWTYGRFRQEAA
- a CDS encoding HypC/HybG/HupF family hydrogenase formation chaperone, producing the protein MCLAIPAEIVSVNEAADTAIVALGPVRKEISIALIEDAKPGEFVLVHVGYALHKVSPDEAARTLAMMREAGLDAEFAEFGEAAR